One window from the genome of Nocardioides panaciterrulae encodes:
- a CDS encoding PhzF family phenazine biosynthesis protein codes for MRRFSQVDVFSAEPMLGNPVAVVHGADGLSTEEMARFARWTNLSETTFLLPPTRPGADYRLRIFTPGGELPFAGHPTIGSAHAWLEAGGVPASEDAVVQECGAGLVQLRREAAAGGRLAFAAPPLVRSGPVSDDHRRAICRALRLTDAEIVDTAWVDNGPGWVAVLLEDADAVLAVRPDYAAFGDLEIGLVAPYRKVGGVGRSEASAAADVEVRAFVPTMGIGEDPVTGSFNAGVAQWLAGDRLPTSYVAAQGTVLGRRGRVHVSVEDGVVWVGGDARTTVSGEVDL; via the coding sequence ATGCGCCGCTTCAGCCAGGTCGACGTGTTCTCCGCCGAGCCGATGCTCGGCAACCCGGTCGCGGTCGTGCACGGCGCCGACGGCCTCAGCACGGAGGAGATGGCGCGCTTCGCCCGCTGGACCAACCTGTCCGAGACCACGTTCCTGCTGCCGCCGACCCGGCCGGGCGCCGACTACCGGCTGCGGATCTTCACCCCCGGTGGCGAGCTGCCGTTCGCGGGTCACCCGACGATCGGGAGCGCCCATGCCTGGCTGGAGGCCGGCGGGGTGCCGGCCTCCGAGGACGCGGTGGTGCAGGAGTGCGGGGCCGGGCTGGTGCAGCTGCGGCGGGAGGCCGCGGCCGGCGGTCGGCTGGCGTTCGCGGCGCCGCCGCTCGTGCGCTCCGGACCGGTCTCCGACGACCACCGCCGAGCCATCTGCCGGGCGCTGCGCCTCACCGACGCCGAGATCGTCGACACGGCCTGGGTCGACAACGGGCCGGGCTGGGTGGCGGTGCTGCTCGAGGACGCCGACGCGGTGCTGGCGGTGCGGCCGGACTACGCCGCGTTCGGTGATCTCGAGATCGGGTTGGTGGCCCCGTACCGCAAGGTCGGGGGGGTGGGGAGGTCCGAGGCGTCGGCCGCCGCCGATGTCGAGGTGCGTGCGTTCGTGCCGACGATGGGGATCGGTGAGGACCCGGTGACCGGCAGCTTCAACGCCGGCGTCGCCCAGTGGCTCGCCGGCGACCGGCTGCCCACGTCGTACGTCGCGGCGCAGGGCACCGTCCTCGGTCGCCGCGGCCGGGTGCACGTGTCGGTCGAGGACGGCGTCGTGTGGGTCGGCGGCGACGCGCGTACGACGGTCTCCGGCGAGGTCGACCTGTAG